One window of Anaeromyxobacter diazotrophicus genomic DNA carries:
- a CDS encoding MFS transporter has translation MATTLAPPKPPPPAGSIGGITKEEQLVIFASSLGTVFEWYDFYLYGSLAAIIGKQFFSALNETSAFIFALLAFAAGFAVRPFGAIVFGRLGDMIGRKYTFLVTILIMGLSTFIVGLLPSYATIGVAAPIILIGLRLLQGLALGGEYGGAATYVAEHAPPGKRGFFTSFIQTTATIGLFLSLLVILGCRNLLGPAFDTWGWRIPFVLSALLLAISVYIRLKLSESPVFKRMKEEGKASKAPLTESFLRWGNLKVVLLILFGGTAGQGVVWYTGMFYELFFLQQTLKVDPSTANILVAIALVLATPFFIVFGALSDKIGRKRIIMAGCVIAALTYFPVFKALTRAANPDIAAAEAAHPVTVVADPKDCSVQFDPIGKTQFTTSCDLVKSFLAKRAIPYTNEEAPAGTIASAKIGGGATISSFPGRQLAPAEFKTQNAAFQKQMTDAVNAAGYPTKADPNKINRPMVIFLLWLLAIYVTLVYAPIAAWLVELFPARIRYTSMSLPYHIGNGWFGGFLPTIAFAMVAATGDIYYGLWYPIVIAVMTAVIGTLFLPETKDREIHHA, from the coding sequence ATGGCCACGACCCTCGCCCCGCCCAAACCCCCGCCGCCGGCCGGGAGCATCGGCGGCATCACGAAGGAGGAGCAGCTCGTCATCTTCGCGTCGTCGCTCGGCACCGTGTTCGAGTGGTACGACTTCTATCTCTACGGCTCGCTGGCCGCGATCATCGGCAAGCAATTCTTCTCCGCGCTGAACGAGACGAGCGCGTTCATCTTCGCCCTGCTCGCCTTCGCCGCGGGCTTCGCGGTGCGGCCGTTCGGCGCCATCGTCTTCGGCCGGCTGGGCGACATGATCGGCCGGAAGTACACGTTCCTCGTCACCATCCTCATCATGGGCCTGTCGACGTTCATCGTCGGCCTGCTGCCCTCCTACGCCACCATCGGCGTGGCGGCCCCCATCATCCTCATCGGCCTGCGCCTGCTGCAGGGGCTCGCGCTCGGCGGCGAGTACGGCGGCGCGGCCACCTACGTGGCGGAGCACGCGCCGCCGGGCAAGCGCGGCTTCTTCACGAGCTTCATCCAGACCACGGCCACCATCGGCCTGTTCCTGTCGCTGCTCGTCATCCTCGGCTGCCGCAACCTGCTCGGGCCCGCGTTCGACACGTGGGGCTGGCGCATCCCGTTCGTCCTCTCCGCGCTGCTGCTCGCCATCTCGGTCTACATCCGCCTCAAGCTGAGCGAGTCGCCGGTCTTCAAGCGCATGAAGGAGGAGGGCAAGGCCTCCAAGGCGCCGCTCACCGAGTCCTTCCTGCGCTGGGGCAACCTCAAGGTCGTGCTCCTCATCCTGTTCGGCGGGACGGCTGGGCAGGGCGTCGTCTGGTACACCGGCATGTTCTACGAGCTGTTCTTCCTGCAGCAGACGCTCAAGGTCGACCCCTCCACCGCCAACATCCTGGTCGCCATCGCGCTCGTGCTGGCCACGCCGTTCTTCATCGTGTTCGGGGCGCTCTCGGACAAGATCGGCCGGAAGCGGATCATCATGGCGGGCTGCGTGATCGCGGCCCTCACCTACTTCCCCGTGTTCAAGGCGCTCACCCGCGCCGCCAACCCCGACATCGCCGCCGCGGAGGCCGCGCACCCGGTCACCGTGGTCGCCGACCCGAAGGACTGCAGCGTCCAGTTCGACCCCATCGGCAAGACTCAGTTCACGACCTCCTGTGACCTCGTGAAGAGCTTCCTCGCCAAGCGGGCCATCCCCTACACGAACGAGGAGGCGCCCGCGGGGACGATCGCGAGCGCCAAGATCGGCGGCGGCGCCACCATCTCGAGCTTCCCGGGGCGGCAGCTCGCGCCGGCCGAGTTCAAGACGCAGAACGCCGCGTTCCAGAAGCAGATGACCGACGCGGTGAACGCCGCCGGGTACCCGACCAAGGCCGACCCGAACAAGATCAACCGGCCGATGGTGATCTTCCTGCTCTGGCTGCTCGCCATCTACGTGACGCTCGTCTACGCGCCCATCGCGGCCTGGCTGGTCGAGCTCTTCCCGGCGCGCATCCGCTACACCTCGATGTCGCTGCCGTACCACATCGGCAACGGTTGGTTCGGCGGGTTCCTGCCGACCATCGCCTTCGCCATGGTGGCCGCCACCGGCGACATCTACTACGGGCTCTGGTACCCGATCGTCATCGCGGTCATGACGGCGGTGATCGGGACCTTGTTCCTGCCGGAGACGAAGGACCGCGAGATCCACCACGCGTAG
- a CDS encoding MFS transporter — MSTASRLRLFYFAYYGAVGANLPYFAPYLRGLGFTGEQIGSVQMIGPLLAAPVALAWGAVADRLGAPGRALALAAGGSLAAAAFLPWARTPLALGAVVLAQALGERAVVPLADAVTLEWVRRGAGAAYTRIRLFGSLGFIALAQGLGLLLALRGDRPGDRLVPVAVALCVAGYALAARRLDVPGSAGPRPRARDALALLGDRRLLALLLACAVHWGACAPFHLLFGVFVRDLRLSASVTGLAMAAGVGAEVLALLAYPRLARRFGARALFAVAFAGTALRWALLARVEGAAALVLLQLLHALTFGLFWGASMQAMAALVPGPLRATGQALYAAVVFGAGNALGYQLAGWGYDRFGGVGPLFGWAAVAELLPLALSAALASPGRPRS; from the coding sequence ATGTCGACCGCCTCGCGCCTGCGCCTCTTTTACTTCGCGTACTACGGCGCGGTGGGCGCCAACCTGCCCTACTTCGCGCCGTACCTGCGGGGCCTCGGCTTCACCGGCGAGCAGATCGGCTCGGTGCAGATGATCGGCCCCCTGCTCGCCGCGCCGGTGGCGCTGGCCTGGGGCGCGGTGGCGGACCGGCTCGGCGCGCCGGGGCGGGCGCTCGCGCTCGCCGCCGGCGGGTCGCTGGCGGCGGCCGCCTTCCTGCCCTGGGCGCGGACCCCGCTGGCGCTCGGGGCGGTGGTCCTCGCCCAGGCGCTGGGCGAGCGCGCGGTGGTGCCGCTCGCCGACGCGGTCACGCTGGAGTGGGTCCGCCGCGGCGCGGGCGCCGCCTACACGCGCATCCGCCTCTTCGGCTCGCTCGGCTTCATCGCGCTGGCGCAGGGGCTGGGGCTCCTCCTCGCCCTGCGCGGCGATCGCCCGGGCGATCGGCTGGTCCCGGTGGCGGTGGCGCTCTGCGTCGCCGGGTACGCGCTCGCGGCGCGCCGGCTCGACGTCCCCGGCTCGGCCGGGCCGCGGCCGCGCGCGCGCGACGCGTTGGCGCTCCTGGGCGACCGGCGGCTGCTGGCGCTGCTCCTCGCCTGCGCCGTGCATTGGGGCGCCTGCGCGCCGTTCCACCTGCTCTTCGGCGTGTTCGTGCGCGACCTCCGGCTGTCCGCCAGCGTCACCGGGCTCGCCATGGCGGCGGGGGTGGGCGCCGAGGTGCTGGCGCTGCTCGCCTACCCCCGGCTGGCGCGCCGCTTCGGGGCGCGCGCGCTCTTCGCCGTCGCCTTCGCCGGGACCGCGCTCCGCTGGGCGCTCCTCGCCCGGGTCGAGGGCGCCGCGGCGCTGGTGCTCCTGCAGCTCCTGCACGCCCTCACCTTCGGCCTCTTCTGGGGAGCGAGCATGCAGGCGATGGCGGCGCTCGTGCCGGGCCCGCTGCGGGCGACCGGGCAGGCCCTCTACGCGGCGGTGGTGTTCGGGGCCGGGAACGCGCTCGGGTACCAGCTGGCGGGGTGGGGCTACGACCGGTTCGGCGGGGTCGGCCCCCTCTTCGGCTGGGCCGCCGTCGCCGAGCTCCTCCCGCTCGCGCTCTCCGCCGCGCTCGCTTCGCCGGGCCGGCCCCGCTCCTGA
- a CDS encoding nucleotidyltransferase family protein: protein MEPVVGMVLCAGLGTRLRPLTARLPKPAVPVCGLPLVRYALALLAGAGARRAAVNAHHLPDAMAAAARASAAALGLELAVSREPVIAGTGGALREARALLGGAAAVVVVNGDVLFDVDLAAAVRAHQASGALATMVLTRMPEGAGYAAVETDGAGAVRRIAGRFGPGGEGLAPWHFTGVHVLSPELLARVPAAPFELDVNRHVYPPLMAAGLVRGHVVTGAWDDLGTPARYLAANEDVLSGRFPLGRFHGASPFAGHEPFGHPGVWLGPGAHVDPGAALHAPALIGPGARVEAGATVGPSAVVGAGARVGAGARVAHAVVWEGTHVRPGEELLRAVAAGEERVAAG from the coding sequence ATGGAACCCGTCGTCGGGATGGTCCTCTGTGCCGGGCTGGGCACGCGCCTGCGGCCGCTCACGGCGCGGCTCCCCAAGCCGGCGGTGCCGGTGTGCGGCCTCCCGCTGGTGCGCTACGCGCTCGCGCTGCTCGCCGGCGCCGGCGCCCGCCGCGCGGCCGTGAACGCGCACCACCTCCCGGACGCCATGGCCGCGGCGGCGCGGGCGTCGGCGGCCGCGCTCGGCCTGGAGCTGGCGGTGTCGCGCGAGCCGGTCATCGCCGGCACGGGCGGTGCGCTGCGCGAGGCCCGGGCGCTGCTCGGCGGCGCGGCGGCGGTGGTGGTGGTGAACGGCGACGTGCTGTTCGACGTCGACCTCGCGGCGGCCGTGCGCGCCCACCAAGCCTCCGGTGCGCTCGCCACCATGGTCCTCACGCGCATGCCGGAGGGGGCGGGCTACGCCGCGGTCGAGACCGACGGCGCGGGCGCGGTGCGGCGCATCGCGGGCCGGTTCGGTCCGGGCGGCGAGGGCCTCGCGCCCTGGCACTTCACCGGCGTGCACGTCCTCTCCCCCGAGCTGCTGGCCCGGGTGCCGGCGGCGCCCTTCGAGCTCGACGTGAACCGGCACGTCTACCCGCCGCTCATGGCGGCGGGCCTGGTGCGCGGCCACGTGGTGACGGGCGCCTGGGACGACCTCGGGACGCCCGCCCGCTACCTGGCCGCCAACGAGGACGTGCTCTCCGGGCGCTTCCCGCTGGGGCGCTTCCACGGCGCGAGCCCGTTCGCGGGGCACGAGCCGTTCGGGCACCCGGGCGTGTGGCTCGGTCCGGGCGCCCACGTCGACCCGGGCGCGGCGCTGCACGCCCCGGCGCTGATCGGTCCAGGCGCCCGCGTCGAGGCGGGCGCGACCGTCGGGCCGTCGGCGGTGGTGGGCGCGGGGGCGCGCGTGGGCGCCGGCGCGCGCGTCGCCCACGCGGTGGTGTGGGAGGGCACGCACGTCCGGCCGGGGGAGGAGCTCCTGCGCGCCGTGGCGGCGGGCGAGGAGCGGGTCGCGGCGGGCTGA
- a CDS encoding NADPH-dependent F420 reductase, translated as MRVGIIGSGHIGGTAARLFAEAGHEVALSHAGPPDALRDAVAKLGPNAHAATVEEAARFGDVVLLALPWRSRGALPARALDGKVVVDATNPYGADGKVEDLGDATSSEEVLKVIPRSRLVKAMNTLFAQDLASRGRKDLPLPERTVLLMAGDDEDAKQVVAELIRDIGYAAVDLGELREGGKLQQPGSPLYAKTLRASEVPAALGMEGGEGDEPQPGPR; from the coding sequence ATGCGGGTAGGGATCATCGGCTCCGGGCACATCGGCGGGACCGCGGCCAGGCTCTTCGCCGAGGCCGGGCACGAGGTGGCGCTCAGCCACGCGGGGCCGCCGGACGCGCTGAGGGACGCGGTGGCGAAGCTCGGCCCGAACGCCCACGCCGCGACGGTGGAAGAGGCCGCGCGCTTCGGCGACGTCGTGCTGCTGGCGCTGCCCTGGCGCAGCCGCGGCGCGCTGCCGGCGCGGGCGCTCGACGGCAAGGTGGTGGTGGACGCGACCAACCCCTACGGCGCGGACGGGAAGGTGGAGGACCTGGGCGACGCCACCTCGAGCGAGGAGGTCCTGAAGGTCATCCCGCGCTCCCGGCTGGTGAAGGCCATGAACACCCTCTTCGCGCAGGACCTCGCGAGCCGGGGCCGCAAGGACCTCCCGCTGCCCGAGCGGACGGTGCTCCTCATGGCGGGCGACGACGAGGACGCGAAGCAGGTCGTGGCGGAGCTCATCCGCGACATCGGCTACGCCGCCGTCGACCTCGGCGAGCTGCGCGAGGGCGGGAAGCTGCAGCAGCCCGGGTCGCCGCTGTACGCGAAGACGCTGCGCGCGAGCGAGGTACCGGCGGCGCTGGGGATGGAGGGCGGGGAGGGCGACGAGCCGCAGCCGGGGCCGCGCTAG